The DNA window TCGGTGACGAGAGAGCCCCGCTCGCCCATCGTATGAGGCCGAGGACCCTCGAGGAATTCGTCGGCCAGGAGCATATCATCGGTCCTGGTCGCCTGCTCAGACGGGCCATTGAGGCGGACAGGCTCTCGTCCCTGATATTCTATGGACCGCCCGGCACCGGCAAGACAACACTTGCCTACGTAATTGCCGGCAAGACCAGGTCCCACTTCGAACGTCTAAACGCTGTGACCTCGGGGGTTGCCGATATACGGAGGGTCGTCGAGGCCGCGGCCGGGCGCCTGGCTGCAGGCCGGCAGAGGACCATCCTGTTTATAGACGAGATCCACAGGTTCAACCGCTCCCAGCAGGACGCCCTCCTGCCCGCTGTCGAGGACGGGACGGTAATTCTAATAGGGGCGACGACTGAGAACCCGTTCTTTGAGGTGAATAGCCCCCTGGTATCGCGTTCCCGCATATTTAGACTCGAGCCATTGACCGGTGAGCACATCGCCACGATCTTGAAGAGGGCCCTCGAGGACAGGGAGAGGGGACTCGGGGACTACAATGTCGAGGTCGATGAGGATGCCTTTCGCCACATCGTCGACGTGGCTAATGGCGATGCCAGGGCGGCCCTCAATGCAATCGAGCTGGCGGTTCTCACGACCCCGCCTGGCGAGAATGGTATAAGGCACATAACCCTCGAGGTGGCCGAGGAATCCATCCAGAGGCGCGCTCTCCGCTATGATAAGCAGGGTGATAATCACTACGACACAATTTCGGCTTTCATAAAGAGCATGAGGGGTTCGGATCCCGATGCGGCCGTATACTGGCTAGCCAGGATGGTCGAGGCGGGCGAGGACCCTGGATTCATAGCAAGGAGGGTTGTCATCTGCGCGTCCGAGGATGTCGGAAACGCCGACCCGCATGCCCTCCTGGTGGCGACCGCGGCCGCTCAGGCCGTGGATTTCGTAGGCTGGCCCGAGGCGTCCATCATCCTGGCGCAGGCGGTCATCTACGTGGCCGCCGCTCCGAAGAGCAACGCCTCCTACCTGGCGATCAATGCGGCGAAGAAGGATGTCGAGGGCATGCGATCGGGGGACGTTCCTATCCACCTGAGGGATGCATCCTATCGCGGTGCCGCAAGGCTCGGCCACGGGAAGGGCTACAAGTATCCCCATGACTATCCGGGTCACTATATCCCGCAGGATTACCTCCCCGATAATGTCAGGGGCAGGGTCTATTACAAGCCCACGGAGAACGGCTACGAGCTCAAGATAAAGGAGCGCCTGGAGAGGCTGCGCCGCTCATAGACGGTCATAAACGTTTCATAAACGTTTCTTGTTGACAGGCGGTGGAACGTATGCTATTATGTTCTAAGAATACCGACTAAATTACTCGGGATTTGCGGCGGGCAGGGCATGTTGATGCGCCACATAAGGCACGTTCACATGGGTAAGCGGGCATAGTAGCACGGGTATAATAGCATAGTGGACCGGCAATGATCCAACCTGATGATTGTTTGACGACTGCCCCTTGAGTTCTAAGTTATCTTCTTAGCTTGGGTCTCAAGTCCATAGACTAGGAAGTCTCAAGTTCCTAGATTATCCTAGATTTAGATGGGAGATGAAACGCTCATGGAAAAGATATATCTGGATCACGCCGCTACAACGCCGATGCGGCCCGAGGTTCTCGAAGCGATGATGCCCTATTTGAAGGATAGCTTTGGAAACCCTTCGAGCATCCATTCCTTTGGCCGCGAGGCCCGGAAGGCGCTGGATGATTCACGCGACAAGATCGCCGCCATCATAGGCGCGAAGCCGGACGAGATCATCTTTACAAGCGGGGGCACTGAGGCGGACAATACAGCCATAAAGGGGGTCGCGTTCGCGAAGCGGGATAAGGGGAACCACATAATAACATCATCCATCGAACATCACGCAGTCCTGGATAGTTGCAAGGCATTGGAGAGACAGGGCTTCGAGGTCACCTACCTCCCTGTGGACCAGTACGGGCTCGTCAGCCCGGAGGATGTGAGGGCGGCCATAACTGATAGGACGATTCTGATTTCAATCATGCATGCCAATAACGAGGTCGGCACGATCGAGCCCATAGCCGAGATCGGCCGGATCGCCAGGGAAAAAGGCATCTACTTTCATACCGATGCGGTTCAGACCGTTGGACATATCCTGGTGAATGTCGAGGATCTCGGCGTGGACATGTTATCCTTATCTGCCCATAAATTCTACGGCCCCAAGGGGGTTGGGGTGCTTTACGTGAGGAAGGGTGTGCGGGTATTGCCCTTCATGCATGGCGGCGGCCAGGAACGGGGGCGCCGGGCCGGCACGGAGAATGCGCCAGGGATAGTTGGAATGGCCTGTGCTCTGGAATTGGCCGTCAAGGAGATGGAGGAGAATGCGAGAAGGGTCACTGCGCTCAGGGATGCGCTCATCCGGGGGGTCCGGGAGCGGATTGATCATGTGAGAGTGAATGGTCACCCGACGGAGAGGCTTCCCGGCAACGCGAGCTTCTGCTTTGAGTTTGTGGAAGGGGAGTCCATACTCCTCAATCTGGATATGAAGGGCATTGCAGGATCGAGCGGTTCCGCCTGCACGTCGGGATCGCTCGAGCCTTCACACGTGCTCCTCGCCATGGGGCTCCCTCATGAGGTCGCCCACGGGTCGCTCAGGCTGACGCTCGGTCGGGATAACACGATGGAGGAGGTCCAGTATGTGCTCGACGTCCTGCCGGAGATAATATCGAGATTGCGGTCTATGTCACCGTTCGCTGCGACGGCGGAGACCGCCGGGGCCGGGGCGAAAAAATAACATCTGGATCTGGATGAAAGGTGATAAGATGAAAGATGATAAGATGATTGAGGTATTGAAAGTGGGGAGGAGGGCTGAACCATGTATTCGGAGAAGGTTATGGACCATTTTACGAACCCGCGCAACGTGGGGGAGATATCCGATGCCGACGGCGTCGGGATGGTTGGCAACCCGGTGTGCGGGGACGTCATGAAGCTGTTCATAAAGGTTGATGATAACAGGATCACCGATATCAAGTTCAAGACATTCGGGTGCGGGGCCGCCATAGCAACGAGCAGCATGGTGACGGAGCTCGTCAAAGGCAAGACCCTCGATGAAGCGATGAGGATATCAAACAAGGCCGTTGCGGAGGCCCTTGACGGCCTACCGGCGAATAAGATGCACTGCTCCAACCTTGCTGCCGATGCCCTTCACGAGGCCATAAAGGATTACCTCGGGAGGCGTAAGGAAGCGTAAAGTAAGAAAGAAGCGTGAAAGGAAGCGAGGGTTTGTGTGATGGGCGCAAACCTGGTTGATGGGGGTAGAGGCGATAATAGCAAGGACAACAGGGAGAGCGAGGAGGGCAATAAGAGGGTAGTGGTCGCCATGAGCGGCGGCGTTGATAGCTCTATCGCCGCCGCCCTCCTCAAGGAGAGGGGATACGATGTCATCGGCGTGACCATGCAGATATGGCCCCGGTTCTCCCCCGACGGTGGGGCGCAGCCGGAGCGCAGCTGCTGCTCCCTCGCTGCTGTGGAGGATGCAAGGAGGGTCGCAAACCGGCTCGGCATCCCCTACTACGTGTTTAACCTGCAGGAGGATTTTTCGCGCGAGGTCATCGATTATTTTTGCAGCGAATACATAGAAGGGCGGACGCCGAATCCGTGCGTCGTATGCAATACCAGGATCAAGTTTGGCCTGCTTCTCCACAAGGCCCGCGCCCTCGGCGCAAGCCATATTGCCACAGGTCACTACGCCAGGATATGTTATGATCCCTCCATGCATCGCTATATTCTCAAGAAGGCGCGAGACCGTCACAAGGATCAGACCTACGTGCTCTATAACCTCACCCAGGACCAGCTCGCATCAACTATAATGCCCCTGGGAGAATTTACAAAGGATGAAACGCGGGCCCTGGCCGCAAAGCTCGGCTTCAAGGTTGCGAATAAGCCTGACAGCCAGGAGATATGTTTCATACCGGATAATGATTACAGGCGGTTCCTTGCCGAGCGCGTGCCGGAGAGCGTAAACCCGGGCCCGATCCTGGATGTCCATGGAAATGTGTTGGGTGAGCACCGGGGCATTGCGTTCTACACGATCGGCCAGCGTAAAGGGCTTGGGATCTCAGCGCGTGAGCCGCTCTATGTTATCGCCCTTGACCGGGAGCGGAATGCCGTCATCGTGGGTGCCGAGAGCGAGATATATTCGCGGTCGCTTATAGCCGGATCCCTCAACTGGATAGCCTTTGAGGACCTATCTGAAGCGCGAGAGGCATGGGCCAAGATACGTTATTATACCGAGCCTGCACATGCTGTAGTCACCCCGCTGGCGGCCGGTGATGTTGAGGTGAGATTTGCCAAGCCCCAGCGTGCAGTCACGCCCGGCCAGTCATGTGTCTTTTATGATGGGGACGTCGTGCTCGGCGGCGGCATCATCGAGGCAGGCCAGAGGTGGGCCTGAGCGAAGTGGGCCGGAGGCAGGTTTATAAGGTCGATTTATATGAGTTTATACGGGGAACGCAAGGGGAATACTATTTACCGACCGCTGGCAGGCTGTAATCGGGGCCGGAAAGGGGTGATATGATGCACAGGTTCTGGAGATCATTGCTTACCGGAGGCGTTATCGGCGCCACCCTGGGCACGTACTTCTACCTGCGTTCAAACAGGCGAACGAAAAGGAACCTTGCATCAAGAGCAAGGGTGCTTGGATACACCGCCAGGAGGGCAGCACGGCTCATGTCGAAATCCGCCGGCATGGGCGTCAATATGTTGAGCCGTCGCCTCAGCAGGATGGGTAACAGGTAATGAGCATACCTGGGAAGGATGGAGGTAGGAACGTAGACCTCCATCCTTTGTCGAATATAGCCATGAGCCCTCGCCTCCGCCTTATCCTCTCCCTCCTGTTATTAACCGGCCTTATAATTTTCTTTTATCGCATCCGGGGGGTCCTCGTCCCTTTCATCCTGGCGGTGGTGCTCGCCTACATCATAAATCCGCTTGTGTGCTACCTTGAACGCAAGGGGGCCCCCCGCACTATAGGCACCCTCATCGTCTATCTGGCGTTCACCCTGCTGAGCGCCCTGGTGATCGCCTATCTTTTCCCGCTGCTCCTTTACCAGCTCGAGAAGCTCCTGGAGGCCCTCCCGCAGCAAGCCTCCAATATCAACACCAGATTGGAGGCGATATTTGAGCGAGTTGACAGGTTCCGGGTGCCCCAAGTTATCAGGGGCGTAATGGATGAGGCGATCCTGCGCGGTGAGGCCTACCTGCGGGAGGCGGTGCGCACGGTGGTTGATGCTATGCTGGGGCTGTTTTCAGCCCTCCCCGGCCTGCTTATAACCCCGATCCTGGCATTCTATTTTACCCGAGACATCGAGGCGATCAAAGACCGCATCTTGGTGCTGATCCCTGGGCGCTACAACCAGGCTGCGCTGAGCCTCCTGAGGGAGGTGGATGCTGTGCTTGCGGGGTTTATCCGGGGGCAGCTTATTGTATGCATCTTCGTTGGAATTTTGACGACAATAGGGTTATCCCTCCTCAGGGTGGATTTTGCCCTCATAATCGGCATCGTTGCAGGCATCCTGGACGTTATACCGTATTTCGGGCCTGTGCTGGGCGCCGTGCCTGCCGTAGCTATAGCCTTCCTTAAGTCCCACCTGACGGCGCTTTACGTGATCATCCTGTTTGCCGTTATTCACCAGGTCGAGAGCGGGGTCATAGCCCCAAAGGTTTTTAGCGACCGGGTCGGGCTTCACCCTGTGGCCGTAATATTTGCGCTCCTCGCCGGGGGCGAGCTTGCGGGCATCACAGGCAT is part of the Bacillota bacterium genome and encodes:
- a CDS encoding AAA family ATPase, with translation MSEINLFTPRRGSCVAPGSGSGDGFGVDPGTGADPGAGAGPGSGSGAIGGGAIGDERAPLAHRMRPRTLEEFVGQEHIIGPGRLLRRAIEADRLSSLIFYGPPGTGKTTLAYVIAGKTRSHFERLNAVTSGVADIRRVVEAAAGRLAAGRQRTILFIDEIHRFNRSQQDALLPAVEDGTVILIGATTENPFFEVNSPLVSRSRIFRLEPLTGEHIATILKRALEDRERGLGDYNVEVDEDAFRHIVDVANGDARAALNAIELAVLTTPPGENGIRHITLEVAEESIQRRALRYDKQGDNHYDTISAFIKSMRGSDPDAAVYWLARMVEAGEDPGFIARRVVICASEDVGNADPHALLVATAAAQAVDFVGWPEASIILAQAVIYVAAAPKSNASYLAINAAKKDVEGMRSGDVPIHLRDASYRGAARLGHGKGYKYPHDYPGHYIPQDYLPDNVRGRVYYKPTENGYELKIKERLERLRRS
- the nifS gene encoding cysteine desulfurase NifS, which translates into the protein MEKIYLDHAATTPMRPEVLEAMMPYLKDSFGNPSSIHSFGREARKALDDSRDKIAAIIGAKPDEIIFTSGGTEADNTAIKGVAFAKRDKGNHIITSSIEHHAVLDSCKALERQGFEVTYLPVDQYGLVSPEDVRAAITDRTILISIMHANNEVGTIEPIAEIGRIAREKGIYFHTDAVQTVGHILVNVEDLGVDMLSLSAHKFYGPKGVGVLYVRKGVRVLPFMHGGGQERGRRAGTENAPGIVGMACALELAVKEMEENARRVTALRDALIRGVRERIDHVRVNGHPTERLPGNASFCFEFVEGESILLNLDMKGIAGSSGSACTSGSLEPSHVLLAMGLPHEVAHGSLRLTLGRDNTMEEVQYVLDVLPEIISRLRSMSPFAATAETAGAGAKK
- the nifU gene encoding Fe-S cluster assembly scaffold protein NifU, whose product is MYSEKVMDHFTNPRNVGEISDADGVGMVGNPVCGDVMKLFIKVDDNRITDIKFKTFGCGAAIATSSMVTELVKGKTLDEAMRISNKAVAEALDGLPANKMHCSNLAADALHEAIKDYLGRRKEA
- the mnmA gene encoding tRNA 2-thiouridine(34) synthase MnmA, which codes for MGANLVDGGRGDNSKDNRESEEGNKRVVVAMSGGVDSSIAAALLKERGYDVIGVTMQIWPRFSPDGGAQPERSCCSLAAVEDARRVANRLGIPYYVFNLQEDFSREVIDYFCSEYIEGRTPNPCVVCNTRIKFGLLLHKARALGASHIATGHYARICYDPSMHRYILKKARDRHKDQTYVLYNLTQDQLASTIMPLGEFTKDETRALAAKLGFKVANKPDSQEICFIPDNDYRRFLAERVPESVNPGPILDVHGNVLGEHRGIAFYTIGQRKGLGISAREPLYVIALDRERNAVIVGAESEIYSRSLIAGSLNWIAFEDLSEAREAWAKIRYYTEPAHAVVTPLAAGDVEVRFAKPQRAVTPGQSCVFYDGDVVLGGGIIEAGQRWA
- a CDS encoding AI-2E family transporter, coding for MSIPGKDGGRNVDLHPLSNIAMSPRLRLILSLLLLTGLIIFFYRIRGVLVPFILAVVLAYIINPLVCYLERKGAPRTIGTLIVYLAFTLLSALVIAYLFPLLLYQLEKLLEALPQQASNINTRLEAIFERVDRFRVPQVIRGVMDEAILRGEAYLREAVRTVVDAMLGLFSALPGLLITPILAFYFTRDIEAIKDRILVLIPGRYNQAALSLLREVDAVLAGFIRGQLIVCIFVGILTTIGLSLLRVDFALIIGIVAGILDVIPYFGPVLGAVPAVAIAFLKSHLTALYVIILFAVIHQVESGVIAPKVFSDRVGLHPVAVIFALLAGGELAGITGMLLAVPVAAVINVVLRFILARTRQN